Genomic window (Nymphaea colorata isolate Beijing-Zhang1983 chromosome 1, ASM883128v2, whole genome shotgun sequence):
TATAGGGAGATCGCTATCTAATCAAGAGCAGATAAGTAGCTATGATGCCAAACTTGTTGAAATGATAAACAGTGCAATAATTGACCGAAGTCCTGCCGTTAAATGGGATGATGTTGGTAAGTGAACCATAAAGTTGACTGCTATGACAAACTATTTCATACGCCGGTTACATCTCGTTTGTCTATTTCTGTGCAGCCGGTCTTGATCAAGCAAAACAAGCATTGCTAGAAATGGTTATCCTTCCAACAAAGAGGAGAGATTTATTCACTGGCCTTCGAAGACCAGCTAGAGGTActagtgatatatatatatatatatatatacatgtgtgtgtgtgtgtgtgtgtgtgtgtatgtgtatttGCAAACTTGTCTGTTCTGGATTGTTCTTAATATGCCCTTTCCACATGCAGGATTGCTTCTTTTTGGTCCACCTGGCAATGGAAAGACTATGCTTGCAAAAGCTGTTGCTTCGGAATCAGAGGcaacatttttcaatatttcaGCATCTTCCTTGACTTCAAAATGGGTAAAAACTTACTCAATGTTGATGTATAGACTATAGAGTGTtatttattatgtaaaaaatattttactggATACACGGTGATGGAACAGGTGGGAGAGGCTGAGAAACTTATGAAGACTCTTTTCTCTGTTGCCGTTGCTAGACAACCATcagttatttttattgatgaggTAGTTTGACATACTGTACTAGCATCATTTTGTTTAAATGTTGAAGCAATTTTCTTTCCTCTGAAACAATTGAGCTATTAAACTAATGTgctatttttttcaaatctgcTTCCCCTATTCTATCATCACAAAACAGGTGTTATACAGGGACCAATTTACAGGCATCAATACTTTAATATCTCTCAAACAAACACCATTGAATTCATTTGACCTTCTTACCTATCAAAGTTCTCTTATACTGTGGCTCTAACTTATATTTTGATTGTATGCTAATCTTGCAGATTGATAGTATTATGTCTGCAAGGGAGGCAAATGAAAATGAGGCAAGCAGAAGGCTGAAATCAGAATTCTTAGTTCAAATTGATGGTGTGGCATCTAACTCGAATGATCTGGTGATTGTGATAGGCAAGATATCTAATTTAACTCTTTGTGATATGAATTCAAGGCTGTAATGCTCTCTTGCTTTTTGCTTAATTGCAATCATTAGTTCAAAAGTTCAGAGATTAGCATCATTGCCATTATGCATAACTAACAGGAACAAATGGTTAGATTCTGACCATCTGGAGCTTATGCTTCCATAGTTCACAGATACGTCCtattttttatatgtgaaaaaaattgaaatagatTACAAGTTGTTATGTTGTTGAAACTGATAAAATAGTGAAATAACTTGGATTTGCAGGGAAATTTTTTTGGTCTAGATGTATTATTCTGATTTTCACAAGAACAATGCTCAGAATTTGGtctattgttttaaaaaattgatagcTATTTTTAGATGTAACTTTATACTTACTTTTTTGTGTGATTCAATTGTTGGCTGTCATATTCCGTAACCTAATTCATCACTTTGGTTAATTGTTGAATACTTGTATTGTTGCTCAGGTGCAACTAATAAGCCTCAGGAATTGGATGATGCTGTTCTTAGGAGATTGGTAAGAGCTGGCTATTACTACATTGCCTGCATTGGTGTCTTTAGGTAGTTACAGTTGTGCAGTGGTGAATGGTCAAGTATGTACTATCTGTTactttgtcttccttttccttAAAATAGATGGGGTTTTCTACCTGTATGTTTACTGTGGCAGGGAAATCTCTACTGCTGGTCTTAGAGAAACATTCCATCTTTGTTTATGAATACTGAGTCACCGACCCATGCATTTAGAGTGAGTTTAATCATTACCCGAAGGCCTTCGTTCAGAGAGAGATTCTGTGCATGTCATTGTCTGGATTTCACTTTTATATGCATATTGCagagaaaaatattcatgtTCTAAGGATGGCTGTCATTAAAGTTTGATATACTATGAATATCTCAGATATGTTTATTTCTTGTCATATTGCAGTTGTACATATTgagaaaccagaaaaagaaCACTTCAGGGGACAGATGATATCATTTGTTTCACATAGTAATATGTATGATGAATTTTGGATCAACATTAGATCATGACCTTATTGCATACTGTGGCCAGGTGAAGAGAATATATGTTCCCTTGCCTGATGAAAGAGTAAGAAGGCTTCTTCTGAAGCATCAGCTAAAAGGTCAAGCTTTCTCTTTACCTGGTAAGTATCTCTGTTTCTGGGTTACATGTCATAGTTTTTGTTTCGCATCTAGATTGTGTACAAGATGGTCTTTTATAGCTTCTGTTAAAATAATTGtacttgtatgaacataaaaacTGTGGGATGGcatcaaagaaacaaaaaagcaaaagaactgAAATTATGCACTattgaaaacattattattttaatatgaaaCTAATTTGAGTTAGTTTTGTTTGTGGTATGTCTTTGGTGATAGATCATGAAATTGAAAGACTTGTGAGAGAAACCGCAGGTATGCCATTTTTGCAAACATTGTGTCTGTGGCTCTtatttctgtttattttttagaatattggTCTTCAAAACATGCAGGATATTCTGGTAGTGATTTGCAAGCTTTATGTGAAGAAGCTGCGCTGATGCCAATCAGAGAACTTGGTCCACAGATTCTCCATATTAAGGCAAATCAGGTAGGCGATTTGGTGCTCTTTCTTTGCCATAATTGCACAGAGAAACTCTTTCATTGTTTTAATGTCTTTTGCAACATAAGTTACATAACTTTTGTTGCACTGCATCCTCatataaatcatgttatttGTTAAATCTGATCCATGGTGGATGTCCATCTATTTTTAGTTGTGccctttttgttttgaaatcttTGAGCGGATGACCTCATGGGGCGTAAAGTAGCTGGTCAGGCTGGGGTCATGTAATTCCCATTTCACCAGCTTGATTCTTGTGGGCACTGTGCCCATGGCCCATATGAGGTGGAGCACAGTACCAAGTTGACACTGAAGGCCCCAACGCAGCCTTGTACCATAGGGACAAGGGGAAAAGTGGGGGCTTTGACTCCCATTTCTGGAGTTGGAAATATTCTCTCACCCAGAAATCTTCAAGGAAAAGTATGTCTTCTTTCATGTACTGTATGAGGTTTTGTATAAAATTTCCAGCTAAGTTTTTGCTGATGTTTTTTCCATCTCCTGGAGTGCTTTCTGGTTCTTCTTATGATGAGGTCAATTATGCACTTTCACATGGTCATCATTACAGTTGTGGAATCCGTCCCAAGCGAAGACATTCCGAATGCTTCTGCAGTTGTTGCTGACATGCTTGGTTTTTCTCGATAACATGTTCCACAGTAGTACTTGTGCTGGTGTTTTGCAAACAGTTAACAAGATGGTCAATTGTATTTTCATGTTGTCATACCTTAGTCATTTAAATTGCCAAATCCATGCTGCCAGGAAGTATCGTCAACTGCTCATTTCAATGTCTTCTCTTTGTTAGCATGATTGAGGTTCTTGAGGCCTGATTGTTTGTTTCTGGGTTGTTGAGTGCCATAAATGTAATTCTCTCGAGACAACAGTGAAATTTTAGCATGTTCTTACTCATCCTTCAGAATTAACCATCCTGTTCAATATGCAGGTTGCAACGTTTATGCTAAACTAAGATTGAATTTGCAATTTGTGACGGTCTTCTGGCCCCTTCGTCCTGCCTTCTGTGCATTTTGTGACACTTGTTTCATAATTTTCTACAGGTGCGGCCTCTGAGATATGAAGATTTTCAGCAAGCCATGGCTGTCATTAGACCGAGCACGGTGAAGCACAAGTGGGAAGAACTTGAACGTTGGAACAAGGAATTTGGATCCCGTTAAGAATTGGGCATGTTTTCTGATGCTGCAAACTCATCGCCGTCATCATCACAATGATAGATGCCGTACTTTCAGCTGAAGTGGCATTTCTTCCGTTTTAACGCAGAAGTGATCGACTAACCATGAGATTGCCTATTGATTATCCATCCCTGCATTGGGTTACACTCGCTGCTTAGCTGATGTAGCGGGAAAGGTCCTGTGCGTTGTTGCAGACGATTGTAtatattgttgttgttttttcccttgattctttcttttgttgatatGGTAAATTGGTCCTTTGTGTGCGTAACAGAGTTGATTGGTAATAAATGGCACAAAGGTGTTCCACTTCTGGTCTACTTTTAAACTGTATCCGAGGTTCATACTTGAGAAAGGTTgccctaattttttttattgattattCGAGGGAATTCATGAGATGAGGCAACGTTAATGTCGCTCCATATTGAGCGTTGAGCGCATCAGCTGACATCTTGCCGATAAGGTATGGGACCTATGTGGGTTTATAGTTGTCGAGTtcaaaaaagtttgaaatggGGTGACACAGAACAATGACGTAAGCATGCTCATATTTGCAACTGTAGCTGAggcttattcttttttttcttttttaaaaaagtactGGAGATATGCAGGCCCTGCTGCAGTCATTTTTTTGGTGAGTGGGTGGGGTCCAGGTCGGAGCTCTCACTTTGACATCTTTTTAATGCTTTTGGTGCAACAAGGTACTGTTCTAAGGTACTGTTTTAGatttatatattggtgtcttttttttttttttttctgccgtACATGGTTAATGTTTTCAAGATTCTAAACGAAAGTTGACTACTTACCAAAccccatcattttttttttcgctaACCCACTCAAGGACCCAACCTTTATAGAAAACTGTTTGACCGTGGATCTGAAATTCACAGGAACCTAAGATCTTAAATATCAGATCTATGGATGTCAGTGAAACGTAGCATTTTCGAGGTGTACACAGGTAAGAGCAGGCCAGAATTATTTCCGACAATGACGGTCTATGTCTGCcgcaaaaaccaaaaaatgcaaAGATGCAAACAAAAGGTCCTGCAAAAAGAGATACGATTGGATTTGGACCTCGATGAGACTACCACGTTTACTGTGTATAAGAACGCAGTGACAGAAATAAGCTTTAGCTTAAAGGTCCAATCCATTTGCTGCTGGACGGTCACGACCAGTTGGACCGAACGCAGAAGTCATATCTGATCAACCGTCAGATGGACATGGCCGACGCTTTCGTGTGTGAGAGATGAACGTGTTTCCCTTCTTTTACGTGGACTTGACTTGGAAAAAGGTGTCCGGAACAAGTTTTCACTGTTGAATAAAAGGAATGACCTCCAGACAATTTGGTGGATCTTGCCGACCACATTCATGGGGTCAGAATTTTAATTGATGGGCCTCTGCAGCGTAAAGATGCATGGAAAGGTATCGTCCCGTGTAAACGCGAGATGCTCTTCCATCTTTAGTTTTATTGCTGCGATCGATCGTTTTCTGTTTGTTTCTGCGCAGCTGAGAGGATGTTGAATCGACTCCTACCAAAGAGTATGGAACTCTGGACCACCTCCAAACCTCAGTCATTCAAACTTCACTCCATAGGTATCAGTTCAGGGTAATTAACCCATTACTGTGTCCCATTCAAATAGTAAATGAACCGTACGTAGGCTTATATATGATACACCAACCTCCAGGATGATCCAATTCATTACAGCCAGCCTGGATTAGGCAGGGTTAATCCTCCTCCTCCGGAGATCTCCCTCCAGCGTCTCACTGCACACCTCCCTCCCAGGGGCGAAGGAATGGAGAACGATCTTGGAACACGGCTTCTAATTAGTACCTCAGGCTGTGAGGAGGAGGGAGGTCCTCTGCGCCAAAGGGTGTGGGAGGAGTCCAAGAAGCTGTGGGTGGTTGCTGCACCTGCCATCTTCACAAGGTTTACAACGTTCGGTATCCCCGTCATCGGCCAAGCTTACGTCGGCCACATCGGCGGCACAACAGACCTCGCCGCCTTCGCACTGATCTTTACAGTTCTTGCCCGCTTCAGCAGTGGAGTCCTG
Coding sequences:
- the LOC116251630 gene encoding uncharacterized protein LOC116251630; this encodes MSFHLRGLVDSLTSYFSGRPNPAASVERQEQPPPLDQKMEGVLPAVPNERVANKLKGYFDLAKEEIDKAVRAEEWGLADDAVVHYNNARSILSEAKSARASSFVSSSEQEKVNSYYQKILKWEGQVLDRLQVLRRRSVHGNTLMDKNASGYTSPRMKSIPKSTGLEKPVYAASSVAPPKAVNTTRSSKMIPIGRSLSNQEQISSYDAKLVEMINSAIIDRSPAVKWDDVAGLDQAKQALLEMVILPTKRRDLFTGLRRPARGLLLFGPPGNGKTMLAKAVASESEATFFNISASSLTSKWVGEAEKLMKTLFSVAVARQPSVIFIDEIDSIMSAREANENEASRRLKSEFLVQIDGVASNSNDLVIVIGATNKPQELDDAVLRRLVKRIYVPLPDERVRRLLLKHQLKGQAFSLPDHEIERLVRETAGYSGSDLQALCEEAALMPIRELGPQILHIKANQVRPLRYEDFQQAMAVIRPSTVKHKWEELERWNKEFGSR